The following is a genomic window from Podarcis raffonei isolate rPodRaf1 chromosome 5, rPodRaf1.pri, whole genome shotgun sequence.
CTTTCATTGGAAAGGCATTTTAACACTTCAGCACTTAAATAAAATGAGCTGCTGGAGGCATGATATGTGCATTcagtaaaatgtgtgtgtgttttctgtatACTGTATATTCAGCTGCTGTCCACTTTAATAGTAGTTCCCAGAAAATAGCAAAGGAGGCAAAAAAATTTCTTATAGTGGCAGCAATACTGAACTCCCCAAAATTTAAAAAGCACTCCAGAACAGAGATTTCTGGAAGAGACAGAATGGCAGCTATTCCGATTTACCTTCCTGAAAAGAATTTTACCTCAACCCCTGAATATAGCCAAAACAAGGCATAGCCTTAAGCAAAAGCCCTTGGGGATGAAGAGCAGAACCACTTGTCTTGGGCTACATAATGGGAGATTGAGTCAAAGCTTGGGATCAACCAGTGGCCCATCCCTCCTCCTAGGGCTTGACTTTATCCCTAGCCTGCAACTCTCACAAGGCAACCAGGTGATGTGGAAAGTTTATTCCTACTCCACAAGCAGCCTACCCCACCTTTTGGcagtggcggactttgggctctcaaatttcagtggtgccctgaaTGCCATTTGAGGACAGTAAGGTGGATTCTGGCTTGGCTCTTGATCTTCAGCACATACTCCTTTCCAAAGAGTTGATAAAGCCTTGGCATGTTGTGCCCAGCAACATCTTTAGAGCCATAGTTttagtggcggcggcagcagagaAGACGGTTTGCGGCAAGGGCAACATTGTGGTTCCACCGTGGCAGGTGCTAAGAGCACAATAGCTCATTCAGCAGCTGTGATCCTGGGATGAGGGTTTGCAAGTCAAGCCAGTTTAATCTGGAGTAAGGGACAGAGGGAATTAAAGTATGAGGTCCTCCTGCTGGGATTTTTACAGAGTCCCTTCTTAGCTATAAATCCCTTTAAAAGGAGGGGGGGTCTTTAGAAAATCCAGCAGGAATGATCAGCAAACCCCAGGACCTCCCTACCTCCCTCGCTCTTCCTCCCCACTGGAATTGCTCTCAAACAAATGAAACGTGTGTAATTAATGGGCCAGGGGGCTGGACAGGTCCCACATGAAAGCGTTTCCTGGACTTCTTCTTCATTTGCATGGCATCAGAAGCTGTTCAGAAGGTGTGACTTTTCCCACGGGGGAGCCCTGGGCTCCATGGCACAATAAAGGCAGCACTTTGTAACTAGAATTAATTAAAGGAGTGGGGAGGGCCGATGGAGCAGGAGGAGGGCACAAGGCATGGAGGAAAGATGTTTGAAAGCTGAGCCCTGTGCAATAAACAAGCATGCTGGAGCCACCCTTGTAGAGTTGAGGCATTCCAGAGGCCATccaagcagcagaagcagaagcagcttctATCTTTGACGCGGGGCCCTGGCATCATGGCCTGTTCCATTCTATCCCATGGTTTCAGCTTGCTTTTCATTTTGCCTGACAAAGAGTTCTGTGTAACTGTGAAGCTTGTATACTCCTGCACTTCAACATAGGTTGGTGGAACTGTGCATCTTTGCTTGGTTCAGAGCTGCATGGCTATGATCAATTGAATGATGGACAAGGTGCCAAAAAGGGAGATCAGACAGGATATTTTTCATCAGCAGGAAGGGAGTATTCAAAGAATCAAGAGCTTTTTGTAAAGAGACTGGGCTAGGAGAAATCAGATAAACTTGAAACATTGACTATTTTACGGAAATCACTTGAAATCGTTACATGTCTTAACTAGATTCTTAATCATAAAAGTAGTATGACCCCCCCACCCCTCACATATATGAAATCTACAGTGATTTCTGAATGTGCACTAATTTCGGCAGAGAACATTGCACTTTATTAAACCACAATTAGGAGGAAAGTTGGAGAATATGAGCCAATGGCTCATATTCCTGAGAGCACATCCTAAAAGTTATGGAGTAGTGTGATTCTATGTCTGCTCTGAGTACAGTGGGACTTACAACTAAGTAAGTGGATATATAGGATAGCAGCTGGGTAAATCACATAAGTAATGAAGAGGTAGAAAGAGCATATGGAAGCATTTATTCCAGAAGATAGCTGCCACCCAGAATGGAAACATTTACCTGGAAGTTATTCCTGTTGAACTGAATAGAATTTACTGCTGAATAGGCGCATTAAGGATCGCCCTGTAATTTATCCCAAAATAAACTGTGGATATAATACAAAGAGACAACAAATAATACTGTGAACTTAGAGGTCAGTCTGGTGCAGAGCTCTCCCTCCTATTCAGGATCATCACAGCCCCACAGTCTGTAAGGGTGAGTTTCCCTTATTTCCAACTCATGCACAACTCACTCTTTGATCTAGAAACCTTAGTATCCACTCAAGTACAAGCAATTCTGCAACCGTATAGGGAATTTATACAAATCAATAAGGAAGggtgttcaataaaggttctgtAACAGAGGCCACAGCCTAGCTAGGTTTTGCTAATACTAATTGTACAGGGGACTTTGGCTATTATGTAATGACAGACTTCTTGGGGGTGTTGCCTTTTCATCAAAGAAACGCTTTGCAAGGAAGCTATTAATTATACCTAGCAAACTGCCACATCCCCCACACCATGAGTTATCCTGATGCAAGAAAGGCCCATGTTAAATGGTTATCAGCTTTGCCCTCCCAAACAGAATGGTTTGAACTGCCCATAAAACTTGAAGTTATACGGAAGGGAGCTCCAATTTCTTCCTTTTGTGGAAAACTGGATATCCAGTTACAGAAGCCTTGACTTTACCAGTTACATAATTCTGGACTCTTGTTCATGTTTCTGCTGGTAGTCCAGATTCCTGTAGATGCCTATAGAGCAGGGAGGGGGAGCtggggcttccagatgttgctggactctagtgTCCATCAACTCTATACAGCATGGCaagtgaccagggatgatggggggttgtaaatcagcaacatctggaaggccacaggttcccaatcaCTGCTGTAGGGCAATTCTAGAGTGAATCACAGGGATGTCCTCTCTGCTTCTAAACTGGAAACCGAGCCAGTGAGAATAGTTGGGCCTGAGTTCAAAAAGATGCCTTGGTTGCGCTTGCAGCATCTCCATCCTCAGgcttttcttatttaaaaaaggggggaagaaggGAACCTTCCAACCTCCCCAGCCCCACACATTCTACAGACCAATGTGCATAAGATTCTCCCCTAGAACTCTTTCCCAATTAGGAGCATGTCACACTCTCAGGATGTACACTCTCAAACTGAAGCTCACCAGCTCCTGCCTCCCATCCCATTTTCAAATGTATTTCCCTTGCAGGGGATCTTTCATGCCTTGTGGCTGCTTCTGTTCCTTGCTGTTTCTGCCAGTTCACCTGCCCTTTCTAAGTGAACTAGCAGTACAAGgaacaggaagcagcagcaacatctgCACACCCTATCAGGTGGTCTGATTTGGAGAGCAAGCAAAATGGTCAATGGGCCCCTAGACTAGTGTGTCTATTTCCCATCCAAGCTAGTGACCGTCACCACGTATTGCAGCAGTGAATGCCACAAGTTCATTGTGCTGTTACAAAGACTAAGGCCTCAGATGCAAACTCTAGATAATATTTTAGAGACTAAGACGTAAACCACATTTCCAATGGCTGTCATATTCGTATTGTTTATTGTCATATTCAATTGTTAATTTAAACTTAAtcctattgtgttttatgttcgCTTAGTACGGTATGTGAATCTGGTCTGGGACCatcataaattttattattactattattattattatatatcacAATATTTATTAGCTCCTAAAACGTAGTATAGTCCTGTGCATGTCTCCTTAAAAGCCAAACTCCTTAAGTTCAACGAGACTGGTTCCCAAGTCAGTGGGCAAAGGATTGCATCCTAATGCTGTGTATgtatttgtagtagtagtagtagtagtagtagtagtagtagtagtagtaatgatgatgatgatgtcaattTAAATGAGTGTTTGTAGTAAGCGTGTCATCCtctccttttgggggggaggggtgcttCTGGCTTTTAGCTACCAAAATGCTTTTAATTCAATTTCCAGACTATTGATAATTTAAGCCAGCATTTCAAAGTTTCCTGTAGCCATACTAGGTGCCCTTCCCAAGCTGTTAAGAATCTGGACACCACCACAAGCTTTGAAAAAAATACTCCCATTCCAAGACTTTTCAAAGGCGACAATTAGTTACATTGTTAAAATGTCCACAAGAAACACAAGCAGCTGTTGTGATGACCTGTCCCCGGAGAGCCAAAGCCAGGTGCCAACCCTTAAAGGATTTGCAACCCAGTTTTTTCTCACCTCTGGTGTTTGCAAATTTCCCCCTCCCAATCCTTTGTCTTCCTCCAGCAccacccaaaaaaaagaaaaagattcctAGCCCTGCTAGAAATCACACAGCCAGAGAGAGCACGCCTCATTTATACTAGTAGAAAAATTTAATGcacatattaaataaatatttcagaccATTTCATATTCAATTTGTACACAGTAacaatttttctaaaaaaaatcccTCAAGGAGACAAACTACCCCACAAGAAAGATGTGCTGTGACAACAAGCCAGCTCACAGCTTCCACACACTGAAGTTTTCAAAAGTAACTTttcttttgttgttattttaaataaTCCTTTGCAAAGTAGTACCCCTTTCAAACCAAACGTCCAGCTcagcatctctccctccctcctcgccCTTAAAAGTATTAGTTAAGCCTTCTGAAGTTCCTGATTACACAAAAGATGCCACCATTCAGCAGCCCATTCAAGGCTTGCGTAGCTGGATCTAATCTAGCCTCCCtgcagagaaataaactgggacaCAGGCAGTAAGGCAAGCAATATTTTCTGTGGCGATTAAAGGCCAACATCAGCATCTCGTACACAGAAACTCCCATCAGTATAGGACAAGGCTGTCCAAATTCCAAGAGactgatctactcccactataaaaaacaactggcagtgatcaaagttgttgagccaaagttttttgtggggggggggggtaatttgaCGAGGGTCCCAAGATCGACCATGGACCAACCTGTTAAGACAGCCCTGGTATAGGATTCTCAAGGGTTTCTTGGCCAACGGAGTATCTGCAAGCAAGGCTGCAAGCTCTTATCAAGGTTGGCAAGTGAGGGGCCAGGCAACATTTCTGAGGAGTCAGATATGGGCTGGGGAGAGGTTCAAATTGCTAACACCAGTTTAGTGAGAGCAaggcttccttttttattttccttttggcTTTTTAGGGGCCCAACCATCCTCCATGCCTGTAACCTGAGTGAGATCCCAGTTCAGTCTCATTGGGAAACTTGAGACAAGAAGCACCTTTGATGAAACGGGTGTAATGGGGAAACATATAACATTTGAACTCAGTGGCACTTTATTGTCAtaacaaatacaaaaaaattggtctacagaataataataaaaatgcagaccTCTGGAGACATGATCAGCTTGGATAGAACATACAAAGCAAAACTAGCGGCCCTCATCTCAGCACCACCTCTGTGGTGGCGTTCATTCATTCTTCCTTGGGGATTCTGCTCTCGCTCTCTcattcagaaatggaaacagtgaCTTCACATCCCACCCTGTTGGTGCCTGCAAGTCTCTCGCTGGTTACAAAGGGACTTGCACTCAATGGACTCTGAGAAAGGCCACAGTCTGCAGGTACCAGGAACATCCACACAGACCCATCAAAATAAATGGAACTTGCACAAAAGCTCTGGATGGGTTGTGTTTCTATTACGTTTGTTTTATTTGAGGTAGAAATTTGGTCCCAAAATTTATTATTTGATTGAAGAAGGCAGGTTCTATGCTTACCCCTAGATCAACTACCTcctacccacccccaccccacttttttttttaacagtctaTTAAAACATAACACGCCCCCCATGGACTCAAAATGTTTCTTAAGTGAAGAGCAACCCTTCACAAGTCTTTTAACGTTACagtgctttttcttaaaaaagcagTAAAGTTGGAATACAAAAATAGagcctcttttttgttttttaaaaaacacaaaacaaacaattATAAACAACTAGATCAAGTTtggtttccccctcttcttccaccCTCGTTTTAATTATCATCACAGGTTAAGTCTCTAGGCATTGTCCATCAGTTAAAAGTCTCTACAGAATGTCCTCcaacaaaaaaagggaaaggagggtGGACCCAAGTGGCACTAAGGAGGGTGGTGGGTCAGGGGGTGGGCTTGGGGCTGGAGTTCCGAGTCCTTTTACTCCTCCGGTTGAAAGGGTAATTGAGAAATTCGAAGCGTCTGTGAGGCTCTGTCGTTTGGTGGCCCTTGGGTAGCCTCTTCATGAAGTGCACCTCACGTTGATGCTGGCGAGTCTTGGAGCCCTTGCGGGGACGCCCCTTGCGGGTGAAGGCCATGTACCACCCTTCGTACTTTGCGTTCTGCAATGCTGTGTAGTTGTTCTCCAGCACGATCTCGGTGAAGACACAGTCCTTGCCTTTGCCGTTGCTCTGCAAATGGGAACAATAGGAAACAAGTGAATGGAGATGCCCTTCATCTTTTCCCCATGTCTCCCCATGGAACCAGAGACAGGTTGTCCTGGTCTAAAAATAGGGGGGCACAGACTTTGTAAGTAGTGATAGCGCTTGACCATGCTTTGAACACTGTTTGACCGGGTGCTATTATGCCAAGAATGCTTATTGTCTAACAAACATCCCCCAATGATGTACCAAAGGAAACAGTTAAGTCTATTTTGTACTTTGTATTATCCAGAAAAGTCAAGGCATCCAATTCAAAGTTTATGGGAACTCCAGGAATATAAATTACAAAACGGGGGGTATCCACGATTTTAATATTAGTATACCACTAGTACTAATACCTCCTGTTTAGCTATCTAAACATTCAGttcaataaacacacatttcCATAAATCCCCGGACATCTGATATTACCTTATCCAATCTCGCAGGCACAAGCTAAACAGTTCACATCGAATGGTTTTCTCTAGCTATTTATTGGTTCGTGAAGTTGTCTCTGGCTAAAGTGTAATGTGTAGATCTGCCGTAATGCGTAGATCTATATTGAAAAGGCCACCTTCAGAAGGTGCAAAGTGTCCTTAGCACTTATGAGAAAACTCGACAGACCTGGGATGTTGCTAAGGATTGCTTTGTTTGAATGCAAAGCAACTCATGAGGGATGCATATAGAATTGTTTGGTGGCTCACATTCAACCCCAACCTGACACTTCACACCAACTGGCAAACTCAGAGGGGACTCAAGAGGAATCACCTAGATTGTGAATTTCTACTGTCCTCAGCCTTACACTAGCAAAGAGAGTGGATGATTATGTGCAAAGATTATGCTTAATATTACTTGGAAATGTTCCCCACCATCCCACCTCCGCCCCACCTCCAGGATACTGCAGAGAAATCTGCAGCTATGCTCAGACCTACTTCAGCACACTCACGCTAGGATTGGTTGACATCGTTGGCTGATAGAAGATATATAGCTAGTCAACCCATCAACTACCAACctaatcaatacagtggtacctctggttatgaacttaattcattccagaggtccgttcttaacctgaggtaccactttagttaatggggcctcccgctgcgactgcacaatttctgttctcatcctggggcaaagttcttaacccgaggtactacttccaggttagtggagtctgtaacccgaagtgattgtaacccaaggtaccactgtacctgagaaATGAGGCAAGGGCAGCAAGCACTCAAATACTTATTGGAATGCAAGCAATGCAGCCACCTGTCCCCTGATTGATTCTAATCAGGAACAGATCACACAAGCAGCACCCAGGACAAAagtaaaaggaagaagaggaCGTCTAGGTTGAGGAAAGCTAAGCTGTTGGAAGGTCATATAGTTAATTATCCATGGCTGAGCAAGTAATTCTACAGAGAGGAGAAACTGCAAGGTCACTGCTGGCAAAGCAAAGTAAGTGCTTACGCAGGAAGGAGCATAGGAAATCACCTTAAACAGAGTTGGGCTATTGCTCTgtatagctcaggcttcctcaaactcggccctccagatgtttttagccttcaactcccatgatccctagctagcatgaccagtggtcagggatgatggggattgtagtttcaaaacatctggggggctgagtttgaggaagcctggtatagctCAACATTGTGTTTACATTGATTGGCagcgtctctccagggtttcagagagtggTCTTTCACAGCCCTTTCTGAAGACTGAGCCTAAGAAGGACCATTTTCATGTAAAGTGTGCacactaccactgagctacagccattctCTGCCTTTGTGGCTTGGCTTATTCCAAGgggaaatttaaatatatatgtatgtgtgtgcagtTCTTCCCAAGATTTGAAATTCTGCACTATAGTGCAATGAACAGAATTTAATGAACAATGTACGGTATATTCTTCAGCTAGGACACTAGGGCTTTTGTGGACTGTTTTGGTAGAACTAGAACTATTTTTGCAAATGCTGATGGGCCAAAAAAATAAGTGTTTTTCtagatgcctctgaataccagctgctagtaatcccaggtgggcagagtgctattgcactcattcATGtctggcttgcaggcttcccattgggatcTGGTTGgatgctgtgagaacaggatgctggactcatcttatgttcttagataGGTGCTAGAAAAGTGGAGTTCCTTCATATGGGCATTCTTTAAGGGTAAAGCCAAGGCTATAATGTGGGGTGATAGAGAACAATGTTTCAGTGCTGGACCCTGAGAGAAGCAAGCTGCTTTCTTAGCCCCCAGCATGGAAGCCAAGGAAGTCACTGGTGGAAGAAGAGAGCAAGCACTTCTCCAATGAACAGCCCACTGTGTTTTTGTGTTGGGTAATAAGagaagagaggggggagaaaggaatAGGCGTGGGCAGCAGAATAAGAAAAGGGGTGTTACTACTAGTTTGCAGCCCCTGAGCATGTTCCTCAAGCATGTGACCCTTGAGTTTAAAAAGGCCCCCTACCTCTGCTGTAAAGTCTAATTCAttcatgcttttctttttctctttttcttggtAGCAAACACATTCTAAGTTCTGCTTCCAAGAAGTCTTAGATCTGTGCTCAGGGCCAGTTTACACACATCAGCAAAATCAGCTGGTAGAGCTTTTCCTGAACTGTATCATTTCTTATCACAGCATATTGAAATGCTTTTTCTGAAAGCAAAAACTCCCCAAACACCATGTTACAAAGAAGACCAACAGTgccatcctaaatatgtttattCAGGAGTCGCCAAGTTCAATGGATCTTACTCCGTAGTATGCTTGATTAGacaatttcctttctttctttgcagtggGAGAAAATGTCTCCTAGTTAGCATCTTTGAACAGTGAAACAGATGACAAGTAGGTGCCAGATAAAGGAGATGCTTGAGGATAGCTGTATTTATAGGGAGTGGAGAGGAGACCTCCTAGGCCAATTCTTGGGTTTTCATTTGGTTTAGTGTATTCTGCTTTTTTAATTGATCACAGGGTGTGATGCATTTAATATGAAACAACAATGCATGTGCATAAGTGGTAAACCATACAAATACAGAGCAGGTCACCACACTAAATCATCAGATCCTAACTGGTTTTTGGATAGTATATTGTTTTTTATATAGTATATTGCTTTGgtattttcatttattatttgcatggtggttgttttttggtGAACAGTTATGAGCATCCCAAACGTGTGCATGTTAAtaggagagaagggagagggaggcgaGACTTTTGTCAGAAATGGGCTTAAGTTGTTGGATGGCAGATTTTAGGAGAAATTGTCTTAGTGGTAGGAACACTTCCTCATTGGAACGAATCACAAAGGGAGTTGCCCAGCTTTTCCTTCCTGGAAACCTTCTGTCTGCTCTAACACTAATgaatagacagatgatagatgatagatagatagatagatagatagatagatagatagatagatagatgatagatagatagaaaatgTATGTAATTTAATGTCTTTCCTGCATATGTAATTGATTTGGGGGTTGTCTAAAagactgccccctccccaacccaaTGAATATATGATGCTATGAATGCCACAGGCTCTATCAAATAGGTGCTTGTGATggtctcacaacaaccctgtacaTTGTAACCTCAAGAGGAATGGAGGCAGTAGATGGCATCGTGTTTCTCAGCAATACAGAGTTGCTGCTTGAGTGTTGGGGAAATGAGACTTCTCCTCCAATGGAGACATTACCTGAAAGAAAAACTATCTGATACCTCCCATAGCAAGaggttagtgtgtgtgtgtgcatgtgtgtttcaaGCCTTTTAAATTGTCTGCTACTTCTGGCCATGCGAAAGAGGGCCTCCAGATACTTGCCCAGCTTATTAATGATGGAGAAGAGTTGATACAGCAGATTTTCAGTCTTGGAATGTTTTTGTCATTGAGGGTAGGCTGGGGCTGGAGTGGCGCTGCTCTAATGGACCAACCTCTACTGCTCCTCATCTTTAGACATTTGCTTGAATTGTGTGGTTCTGACTAACCACAGCAGTATCCACATGAAATACAGCATAAGTGAATGCATGTGAACAAGCTCGCTTCCAGCTTCAGTTGTAGGCCCTTTTGCCCCTCCATTCCCATATTTTGTTCCTGAGAAGATTGTCCTGCTCCTCCCCTTGTCGCATAGCAAGCAATTCCTACCCCAGAAGCCCCCTTACCTTGCCAATCAGCTTTCCTTTCTTGTTCATGCAGATATAGAAGCCTGTCTCAGCCCCCTTGATTCTTACTCTGCTCCCAAATGTGTCGGTCTCCACAATGAGCTTGGCTGGAGCGGGAGAAGATGGCAAGAAAATGAGTCACATGAATGTTACAAGATGGGCACCACATACAGCACTCCAAGAGGATAATTTGTCTTCTAGAAATAGCATTTTCTTAGGCAGGATGGACGACACAACCAAAGGGAAGGGATGCTGTGTCCCTCCTTATAGTATTTGTTATAGcaatacataggaagctgccttctatcgagtcagaccattgatccatacagctcagtattgtctaccagacAGCGGATGGTCCCGgttctaactggagatgctggggatggaacctgggaccttctacatgcaaagcagatgctctagcactgagctatggccctcccctaAGAGAAGGATCAGGGTGAACTAATTATAAGACCAAGTGTCACATTCAACCTTGGCCAACCCTTCAAAAGCGACCTGCTTGTGATGGATGTGGCCAAAAGTGGGTATGTCTAGTACCCCATACCctgtcttttacacacacacacacacacacacacacaccacacatacCCCTCTCACCTCCATGCACATCAACTGAGGAAGACAGCTActgcctcctctcctctcatCAAATGATTGATTCAATGGTTAGGGTAGGAGGTGATTTGTATCCCCCCACACCATCAAGGCACTAGGCTCTCCTCACGCAAGTGCTGTGtctattttaaatttgttttctttttgctgccaCTGCCATCAAAATCAGTGGAGAAGCCTGGAAAAAATGTGGCATACACAATCATTACATGTACTGGGTGGCTCCCTGATTGTTCACCCATAGTAGCAGCAACAAACAATGGCGCTTCCACTCAAATGTTGCAAAATCTCTTTCTTActtactatttatttataaaaaatatttctataccgctgtatcataaaaatatatcacaatGGCTTACaatgatataaaaacataaaaccagacAATAAAATCTTAGAAAGTTAAAaactagttaaaaacaaaaggaaattaaaaacaaacatcattAGACCATTGCGggagatgtattcttaattgtctgaataggcctggtggaatagaaaagttttcagcaggcggtTCAGCAGTCCTGTTTCTTCAGGAAACGGACATCTTAAATTCAAGCAATAGACAGAATCAGACCTATTTTCAAGAGTCGGCCATGCATGATGGCTATTGCAAGTCTTACAGCGCTGGATGGAATGTCTTATATATACTTCCATTTCTGAAACCAATGGACTTCCAGTTGCTGCAAAAGATCCCTTGTCCTCTCATTATAGAGAAATATCTGGGCACATGTCTGTGGCACACAACACAGAAAGGCTACAGGACACAAGGTTAATATAAAGCCCTGGCCAGTAATTGCTTTAAATCATCCTACTTTAAAAGGACACACAATGATTTGGGCAGTAGCAACAGGAAAATTAGTTTCTAATTTGGTATTTTTATACTtggtccccttcctcttcttgcaTCTCTTTTCTGTGTAGGTCAGGAAGCTCCATATGATCAGTTTAAgtcctttctctgtctctctgaacTGATGCTGACTTTGCAGCTGGTAGAGGAAGCCAGGAAGGGTAAGGGCAGCCCCTTAATGCATTTCACCTTTGTGAGAGTTGAGAGGGCGTATTGATTTAGTCTCAGTTTTTTTAATGGAGGCATTGATTAACTTTCAAAGCAGCTATGCAAATCACGGATCAATGgctcgtccccttcttcttgctgctgcaggAACCCCAAAGAGATGGAGCCAGCCAGCCCCAAAGGGCCATCTCACCCATTCCAGCCCTTCTCTGTCATTGTACATGAAAGAGAGGAAACAGAGCAACATTTCTGTACTGTGCAGCATTTTTGGTCAGTTGAAGGGGGATTCAAAGTGTCCCAGGCACCAAAACTGGTTTTGCTCTTTATGACTTTAAAGGGAAGGTTTGCTCACAAGCCAGAACCCAGGCAGTCATTACTCTTGATGATGCTCAATACATCATCAGTACTTGTCTCCCATTGCTGTTGCAGTGCCAGTTATGATAAGTTAGAATTTATCCCTCTAGCAATGTCAGATTATGGAATTCATCATGTCTTGGGTACAGGCAAAATAGTTATTGTTTGTGATTCTCAGTTTCACACATGTTtcattcacacagagagagacagaagggAAGTCTAGAGAAACAGAAGGGAAGACCATCTCATCCCATCACCTATTGTGAACAGGACAGGTTACAGGCAGTCCTAGGCCCATTTTGCTGCATGGAAAGCATTATAGTGAAACTTTTTTGACAAGGCACTGGAGAGGGAAGGGGGTCCAATCCCTCACATGTCCCCTTTGCTCTTAGAAAGAGACTCTGCTCCTCCTTTCTCTGCTAACAA
Proteins encoded in this region:
- the FGF8 gene encoding fibroblast growth factor 8 isoform X2; the encoded protein is MNLFSSIFSYLLLHLFAFCLQAQHVREQSLVTDQLSRRLVRTYQLYSRTSGKHVQILDNKKINAMAEDGDAHAKLIVETDTFGSRVRIKGAETGFYICMNKKGKLIGKSNGKGKDCVFTEIVLENNYTALQNAKYEGWYMAFTRKGRPRKGSKTRQHQREVHFMKRLPKGHQTTEPHRRFEFLNYPFNRRSKRTRNSSPKPTP
- the FGF8 gene encoding fibroblast growth factor 8 isoform X1; the encoded protein is MNLFSSIFSYLLLHLFAFCLQAQVTVQSPPNFTQHVREQSLVTDQLSRRLVRTYQLYSRTSGKHVQILDNKKINAMAEDGDAHAKLIVETDTFGSRVRIKGAETGFYICMNKKGKLIGKSNGKGKDCVFTEIVLENNYTALQNAKYEGWYMAFTRKGRPRKGSKTRQHQREVHFMKRLPKGHQTTEPHRRFEFLNYPFNRRSKRTRNSSPKPTP